CAATCGATATCGCCCTTCTTGGTCAGCGGGTCGAGAACGATTATATCGGAGTTAACAGCGGCATTATGGACCAATTCGCAATCAGCATGGGGAAAAAAGATCATGCGATACTTCTGAATACGGACACGATGGAATATGACTATGCCCCGATTAAACTCGACGGCTATAAGATTATTATCATGAACACGAACAAACAACGGACCCTAGCTGGTTCCAAGTACAACGAACGACGGACTGAATGTGAACAGGCGCTTGCAGCATTGCAAACAGAGCTGTCAATCACAAGTCTCGGGCAATTAAGCCGAGAAGCGTTTGACAAGAACAGCTACTTAATTAAAGATGAAACCGTGAAAAAACGGGCCCGACATGCCGTTTATGAAAATGCCCGAACACTCGAGGCGCTGATCAAACTGAAAGCAGGCGACCTTGAAGGGTTCGGCACACTGATGAATGCTTCCCATACATCTCTCCAAAATGATTATGAAGTAACAGGTCTTGAGCTGGATACACTTGTTCACACCGCTTGGGAGCAGCCCGGTGTTATCGGAGCCCGTATGACAGGAGCCGGTTTTGGGGGATGTGCCATAGCAATCGTTGATTCAGGGCAGATTGAAGCATTTCAGGAAAAAGTTAATCACCGTTATCGTGACACAACCGGCTATGATGCCACATTTTATATCGCTGAGATTGGTGACGGTGCGAAAGAAATGATAAAGGATGGTGTTTAATCAATGCGTATTCTCGTACTCGGCGGGGCTGGCTATATTGGGTCCCATGCC
This sequence is a window from Lentibacillus sp. JNUCC-1. Protein-coding genes within it:
- a CDS encoding galactokinase, which encodes MNMSEFTLQFSHIFHNETTPRLFFAPGRINLIGEHTDYNGGHVFPAAISFGTYAAACKRSDSKLRFHSLNFPEAGVLECSLENLAYDDTHQWANYPKGMIQYMKEAGHAIDTGMDILYEGNIPNSAGLSSSASIEMVTSQAVAALFNLDIDPIDIALLGQRVENDYIGVNSGIMDQFAISMGKKDHAILLNTDTMEYDYAPIKLDGYKIIIMNTNKQRTLAGSKYNERRTECEQALAALQTELSITSLGQLSREAFDKNSYLIKDETVKKRARHAVYENARTLEALIKLKAGDLEGFGTLMNASHTSLQNDYEVTGLELDTLVHTAWEQPGVIGARMTGAGFGGCAIAIVDSGQIEAFQEKVNHRYRDTTGYDATFYIAEIGDGAKEMIKDGV